In Ruminiclostridium josui JCM 17888, the genomic window ATGACATGCCATAGCCACTATTATTCCATGCTCTCTACGAGCTGCATAATATGTATCAATGGGTTCACTTAGAAATACTTTGTCAAGTATTTCTATTGCTTTAATATCACATGCTTTCACTCCAAAAATCACAAAAGGTTGATTTATTAACTCAGTTGGAGTTATTACTATTTTCCCGTTTTCCTTATGGCAGTTATATAGGGTTTCGCTTTGTGGGAAAAAGAAGTCTTTTGGAGATTTAACGGTCTTTAAGGTATCCAAATCCACTTCTGCATCCTTTGTCCAAAGTCCATAATTTACTTGGTCAGACTTTTTTACTGGCAAATACAAGTTTTTAGTATTTGCAATAGCAGTAAATAACGTTTGCAATTGATTTTTCGCTATCTTATACATACCCTATTTCCTTTCTCCAACAATACTTGGTTCTACATCCTCAAGTGTAAAGCTGGTCAATGGCCCTTTGCTTTGTGCATCTTCACCCGCCTGAAATTCTCCATAAAACTCATTAATATCCTTGATAAACTTTCTGTTCAGTAAGTGCAGTGGTATGCCTTGTGGACATACTCTGCTACATTCACCGCAATCTGTGCAGCGACCAGCTACGTGAAATGCACGTATTATGTGAAACATCTTTTCTTCAAAGCTATCAACATTAGCCTTCTGTGCAGAATCAAAGTTATTACTATCAAAGACACATTTTCTACAGCTACAAGCCGGACATGCATTTCTACAAGCATTACATCTAATGCACTTTGACAACTCGTTCTGCCAGAATATAAAACGCTCTTCTGATGTCATAGCCTCAAGCTTCTCTACCATATCAAAACGGCTGGTAACATCTTCGTTTTGATATGCAGTATTTATTTCTATTAATTCATCAAATATCTTGTGCTCTTTGCCTTTACAAACTGTACACCTTTCCATAAGTGCATCCTTAGCTGCCATAGTCTTTTGACCATAGATTGTCTGCACCTTTAGGTTTTCACCATCTATTTCAATGCTTTCTATACCTTTTATACCGGCTTTATTTATCTTTTCAACACTATAGTTTCCAGAGCAACTAACACCAATAATGTATGCTTTTTCTCTATCAACTCTGTGCTCTTTTATTAATTGATTAAAGCTATATGTGTCACATGGTTTTAAGAATACCAATGTCTTTCCATCTAGCTTACTGGCTTCTATCATATATTTACTCAGGTTTGCCCCGCAAAAACCGTTGTATGTAAAGGAAGTCAATTCGTCTGTGCAATTAAAAAATGCTGGTTCAGGATTGTACGCCAAATCGCCCTTCTTCCATCCTAGAACCCGAGCCACTTCACCCTTTGAAAGAAGTTCTTTCGCCCGCTCAATTATCTTTTGCATCGTAAATCCCCCAATCTCACATTTTCACCTAATGAATGAATCTTTTCTACAAATTCGTTCATAACTGTGGAGAATTTAACACCTTCTGCTGCTGATACCCACTCAACTCGAGTACGTCCATTTTCTATTCCCAAATAATTAAGCATTGAGAATAGCAGTGTCATTCTTCTTCTTGTGTAATAGTTACCAGTACTGTAGTGACAGTCCCCTGGGTGACATCCGCATAGAATAACCCCATCTGCTCCTTTTTCAAAGGCTCTCAGAATGAACATAGGATTCACACGGCAAGAGCAAGGTACTTTTATAATCTTTACATCAGCAGGGTAAGAAAGTCGGCTTGTTCCTGCAAGGTCTGCACCTGCATAGCTACACCAGTTGCAGCAAAATGCAACTATATTGGGCTTGAATTCTTTATTATCTATCTGCATATTGCATCTACCTCCGCAAGAATTTGTCGGTTTGAGAAGCCTTGAAGATCCATTGCTCCAGATGGGCATACAACGGTACATGCTCCGCACCCTTGACAAATAGCACTATTTACAAATGCTACTCTCCTTGTTTCTCGTACACCATGATCATTAACTTCTTTATCCTGATAGGATATAGCCCCATATGGACATACGTGCTCACAATTTGAACAACCATTGCAGAAAAGCTCGTTAGCTTTTGCAACGCATGGATTTGTTACTAACTTATCTTTAGCTAATAATCCTATTGCTTTAACAGCCGCCGCTCCAGCCTGTGCTACAGTTTCTGGGATATCCTTTGGTCCTTGACATACTCCTGACAAAAATACCCCTGCTGTTGGTGACTCAACTGGTCTTAACTTTGGATGAGCCTCTGTCAAGAAATTATTGGTATCTATACTAGCAGTAAGCATTGTAGCTATTTCTCTAACTGAAGGGTCAGGTTCAATGGCAGTTGCAAGAACTACCATATCAACATTGAGCATAATTCTCTTATTATCTAGCATATCAACAGCCTGTACCAGCAAGTGACCATCTACTTCTGCCACCTTACCAACCTGGCCCTTGATATAATTCACTCCGTATTCCTCTACTGCTCTTCTGTAGAATTCATCAAAATTCTTACCTGGAGTACGTACATCAATATAAAATACATGTACATCAATATCAGGATATTTGTCTTTTATAAGCATTGCATGCTTTGCAGTATACATACAGCAAATCTTTGAGCAATAGCTCTTTCCTCTGCAGGTTACATCACGTGAACCAACACACTGAATAAAAGCTACAGACTTTGGCTTTTCATGATTTGAGAGACGAACTAATTTACCCTTTGTAGGGCCCGCTGCATTTGTCAGACGTTCAAATTCTAAAGATGTAATAACGTCCGGACTTTGGTTATATGAATATTCATCAAACTTATCTAAGCTGATGGTATCAAAGCCTGTTGCAACTACTATAGCTCCATAGTTTCCTGTAATAATCTCATCTTTTTGCTCATAATCAATAGCTCCTGCCGCACAAACCTTTGCACATACTCCGCATTTGCCAGTTTTGAATTTTGTACACTGTTCCCTATCGATAACAGGCACATTAGGAACTGCTTGTGCAAAGGGTGTGTATATAGCACTTCGGTTGCTTAAACCTCTATTAAATTCGCTCTTTCCTTTTTTGGAAGGACATTTCTCTGTACAAACTCCACATCCTGTACATTTACTCATGTCAACACTACGTGCTTTTTTACGTATATCTACAAAGAAATCTCCTACAAAGCCGCTTACCTTTTCTACTTCACTGTATGTATAGGAAGCTGCTTCCACCATTTTTGGTGTCAGTATACAGGCAGAACAGTCTAGAGTTGGGAAGGTTTTATCCAACTGAGACATTCTACCACCGATACTTGGAGTTTTCTCAACTATATCTACTTCATATCCCGCATCTGCGATATCAATTGCCGTCTGAATACCAGCAATTCCACCACCGATAACCAGCGCTCTTTTTACTACTTTACTTTCGCCTGCCTGAAGAGGCGTGTTTAAATTTACTTTTGCAATTGCTGCTCTGGCAAGAATAACTGCTTTTTCTGTTGCTTCTTCTCTATCTTTATGAATCCATGAACAATGCTCACGAATATTGGCTATTTCAACCAAAAAAGGATTTAAGCCAGCTTTTTCAGCTGCCTTTCTAAATGTATTCTCATGCATACGAGGAGAACAGGAACAAACTACTACTCCCGTCAACTGCTTTTCTTTAATTGCTTCACGTATCTTACTCTGACCTGCTTCTGAACACATGTATTGATATTCTTCGGCGTGAACCACACCTTGTTCTTTTTTAACCATCTCAACAACTTTTTCAACATCTACAGTTGCTGCTATATTTGTGCCACAATGGCAAACAAATACTCCTATTCTTTGCAATTAATTCACCTCCAAACCTTTTTTACTTACTATACTTACGAAATGCACTTGCCAATAACTGCTGTGGAACCTCTTCATCCAAGAGTTCTGGTACCTCATCCGGTAATAGATAATTCTGTCCTTTTTGACGAATAACCATTAATCGAACTGCTTCTATCAGCCTTGCTGGCTTTACATCTCTTGGGCAACGTTCTACACAAGCAAAACAGGAAAGACATTTCCAAAGGCTTGTGGATTCCATTAATTCATTTACTTTGTTGTTTTGTACATATGATACAAACTGATGTGGCCTTATATCCATTTCTTCGTAAGAGGGACATGAGGCAGAGCATTTTCCACACTTCATACATTTTCTTGTATCTACATTGCTAATCTCTTTTACCAGTTGTGCTTGTTCCGTATTTGCTTTCTGCACTTTACACACCCCCTTATTCATCCTTTAAACCTAATGCCTCTGCCAGTATTTCAGTAAAATAATGTACTTTGAGCTTATTCGCTTCGCCACTTTTTTTCAAATTATATAAACATAGAGGACAGGCTGTTATAATCTCTTCTGCACCTTTATATGTAGCGGAATCCATAATTTTATCTACCATTGTTCCTGCTAATTCTTTTTCTTTTAAGGAAATATATCCACCGCAGCATTCATTTCTATATGGATAAATAATTGCTTCTGCACCAAGAGCACGAATGAAGTCTTCGATAATTGTTGGATTTTCAGCATCATCAAATTGAATTACACTGCTTGGCCTAAGAAGCATACAGCCATAATATGCGCCAATCTTTCTTCCAGTTAGTGGATTCTTTACTTTTTCTTTTAGAGTGTCAAATCCAACTTTATCCCGTAGTAATTCAAGATAATGAAATACTTGTGTTTCCCCAGTATATGGTTCTTCTAATTGAAGATAATTGTTAGCCCTTGTTCTAATATCCTCATTTTGCCTCATATCATCATTTACACGCTTTATAACGTGGTGACAGGCTGAACATACAGTTACTAAATCCTGTCCTTTTCCTTTAGCACTATTTAATACACGAACAGAGGCAAGTTTTGTAGCAATCTCGTCTGTTGCTTGTGGATACACAGCACCACAGCATTGCCATTCCTCTATTTCTTCCAACTCAAACCCCAACGCTTGGGCTGAAATTCTGGCATACTTGTCAAGAACTTTGGCTTTATTCTTTAATGTACATCCTGGATAATAACTATAAATCATTTTAGCCTCCATGAGCCGTATACCGGCTACAAAATATTAGTGAAATTTGCTACCCATGTGTATTTGGGTTTATCTCCATTGATTACTCAATGAAAAAAATTTACACGTTATTGATAAAAATTTAACATTCTTATCCGCATTATTTACCTCATAATCTTTCTTGCCCGCGTTTTTTTAGAACTATTCCACCTTTTACCTGGCAAAATGTTCTGATGAACTATCAATTCATGCGCTTTATTTTGTATTGTTAATTATTTAACAATACGTTTTACAACCTATGACAAAAAAATGATAAACACCTATTTTGGCTTCTCATTTTATTAATAATATGTTTTAACAACATACTTATTAATAATATACTTTAATATTAGTTTGTCAAGCTTAGGATTTTGTAGAATTTTTGCAGGATTATTATTTTTAGATAAATTGGCGTATTATAGATACGGAGTTTTGAAATTAAAACTTAACATAGAATACTTTACTTATACCTTTTTCAATAACAGTAGTCACATAGTAGTCAGTCTGTAAATTTATCATTATACTAATAAAAATATAAAAAAACCGCTAGTCTAAAAAACTAACGGCTCTTCTTGGTTGCGGGAGCAGGACTTGAACCTACGACCTTCGGGTTATGAGCCCGACGAGCTACCAACTGCTCCACCCCGCGATGACTATATTTAAAGTATGTTCAGTAGTTAATGATTTTATTCATTACCGCTGACAACTATTATAATTTAACACATAATTTTAAAAATTGCAAGTGTTTTTTAATAGAATTTTATGCTTGTAAATTAAGACAGTATTTTAAATAAATTTACAAAAAGTATACATATTTTTCACAAAATTATTATTAAATTATATATGATTATGCTTTTTTAAGTTATCAAATATAGGAGGAATTAAAATGATTAAAAACTCTATAAGAAAACAGCTTTTCTCATAATTACCGGTCTAATATTCAGCGTTATATTATCCGGTTGTGGTAAACCTGGTTCGCAGGGAAGCTCAGACCAGCCTTCCGGTCATCCGAAAATTCAGTTTGAAATGGAAAATGGAGATAAGATGACTTTTGAGCTATATCCGGAATATGCCCCCGAAACAGTAAGTAACTTTGTATCATTAGCCGAATCCGGTTTTTATGACGGCCTTACCTTTCACAGAATAATAAAGGGATTTATGGTTCAGGGCGGAGATCCCAAAGGTGACGGTACAGGAGGTTCAGACAAGAACATAAAAGGAGAATTCAGCTCAAATGGCTTTGCACAGAACACCCTGAAGCATACAAAAGGAATAATATCTATGGCAAGAAGCGCTGATCCTGATTCTGCATCAAGTCAATTCTTTATAATGGATGGAACAGCAGCAAACCTTGACGGTAACTATGCTGCATTCGGTAAGCTGACAAGCGGTGAAGAAACCTTGGACAAAATAGCAAATACTCCTGTAGAATTAAATCCAAATTCAGGTGAAGTTTCACACCCCACGGAAAAAGTAATTATTAAAACAGTAACAGTCCTTGAAAAATAATTATAAAAGCATATTAGCCGGGGAACATATAATATTTTTTCGGCTTAATATGCTTTTTTATTTCTTTAACAATTAATCTTGTATTTATGGATTTATTTCTATAAAATAACATTAAATGTTTTAGTTTCTAAATCTGGTAATAGCAGTAGATTGTAAGTGGGGTTAACATGAATATTTTCAAACGGCTTGATATCGAACCATTTCACAGCGACTTTTCAAATTGCTTCGAAGAATGTATGATTTCTGTATCAAATTTCTATCAACGAAATTATATTTTGATGTATTCTCATGCATGGGGATTTGGGTTTGATATTGATAATTATAAAATAAATGGTACAGGAAATTCTATAAAAGATGACAGAGGTAGAGTATATGATCTTTATCATCTCTATCACGGCATTAAAATCTCCTTTCATGATATCAATAATCCTGAAAATGTAATCAAGATTATAATCAACCATATTGTTAATGGTAATCCTGCCGGAATCCTTATGGATACATTTTATTATTCCTGGGACCCCAATAAAAACCAACATGGAAAGCACTGGTTCCTAATATCAGGCGTTGATACGGAAAAAGAAGTTTTTTACTGCACCGATCCCTACTTTTTGCAAAAAGATGCCCTACTTAGTTTTAATGATTTTATAAGTGGGTATCTTGGAGTATTGTTTACTTTTGAAATAACAAATAATGAAGTATCGGACTACAATTGGAAAGATCTTATATTCGCCATTTCAAAAAAGCTCAAAGGTGAAAACGGTGTAAAGAATATTTTCAGCAGTATGGAAGATTTTGCAGCTAGTGTTGAAAAAGGTTTTTGTATAGAAAAAGAAACCGAATCAACCAAGAGGGTCATTGACATGCCTTACTACGTTAACCTACAATCCGTGAATCGTGGAAGGCGACAGTACGCAAAATTTCTTGAGCATACAGCAGCAAGATACCATATCCCAGAACTACTCTCTATTTCTGAAAAGCTTAAACAGGTAAGCTATAAATGGGATGTATTGAGGGGAATTTTAACAAAGGCTATTCTGAGTAAAAATGAAGAAATTATTAAGTCTAAAATTCCACCTAGTATCAGAGAAATATCTGAGATTGAAAAGAAAATCCTCAATCATTTGATTAAAACCGCATCAGATAATTCACTGCTTAATTCCAATGTCTTTAACAACACAGAAAGCGTTTCTTATATACCTGAAAAAATTAATTATAGCAGCTATACATATTTGGATTTGTCAAATTATTTCAACAATAAGGGTTTTGGAGCCTTATTGGACAAGAATGCAAAATCAAACCTAAATGGTACAGGAATGTTCTTTGTTTCTGATGATATCCCTTCTAGTGAAATATGGGAAGTTGATAGCATGAAGTTTAGATTTCCAAATGTACTTGAAAGCCAATTTGACAATATTTCATGTTCTGGTCAAGACCTGGAGTTTTCTCCCATTGATTGCAGCAGTATTATGTTGCTCGGAACGGCAGACTTCGGGAGCTTTAAGGAATCAATAATTCTCAGGTTTATGGACGGTAGTACAGAAGAAGTTATTATAGATTTTACAGAATTAATTTTTGAGCCACTGTTTGGTGAATCTGTCGCATGGGAAGGTAGAGCCTGTGAACTTCTTGACGGCAAAATACAGGTTCGTAATTCCAAAGTAAAAATATTTTCAAAAACCTATAAATTGAGCAAACCAGGTAGGGTAAAAAGTCTTTCCCTTCCCTACCTTCCCAATATACATATATTCGCTATTACAATGGTATAAAGGGCTTAATGTTAGCTATTTCCATCTTTGTACCCTTCTATGTATAAAGCCTTGAATACTAATTCGGATAAATCGTTGTTCAATTTATCGTATACTTCCAGAAGTTTTAGCTTGTCGTCACGTAAGTCATTGGCTATCCGCTTTCTGGTTTCAATTAATTGATTCTGAAGTTCCATATAACTTATATTCAGACATTCTCTATTGCATACGGAAGCGATTTTGCCTTCTATTATATTATCAATTAATTTACCTCTGCTTTGGTCTCCCATCAGCCTTTTACCTCCAATTTAATTAGTACTCGCACTTATTCCTTGTCACAAAAAGAACATATGTTCTTTTATATAGTATAATACTGTTCTTAATTTGATTCAACCCCTTTTCCATTGTTTATTTTTAAATACAATTATGGTAAACTCTGCTATGACTTGTTAAGCTTTACCGCAAAGAAAAATGAAACTGCCATTGTAGTCAAAGGTACTATTTCCTTGGCCTCCAGCCTTTCTGTAACAATAAACCCGATTAATGCCCCTGTCAAAACAAATGTAACTATTGTTTTTACATCAATTAGCTTTGCTATTTTTTCTTTCATGGCCTTTCTCCTTTCATTCTCTCAACTATATTCATCACAAAATCGGGGAAATATTCTTCTGTTTTAAGCTTTTTCAACCATATTTCAGGATTCTTCTGGGTAACTCGAACAGTTTCCTCTGCTGATTCAAAGTAATTGCCAAGTATCTTCTGACATATTTGAACCATTTCCCGTGCTTTTTCTTTTGTTTTGGGGCCTACAATCCCATCTACAGTAAGTCCTGTCACTGCTTGAAACTCTTTTATAGTCATGTCTTTTTTCTCTCCTTTTAAAACACTGTCCCTTATTGCTTCCTTTTGAGAAAGGCTTAATCCGTTGTGCTCTAGAAGCTGAACATGCCAGGGTTCATAACTAATTGGTTTAATAAGTCCGTCTTTTATCAGTTCCTCATTCATAAGTTCTTTAAACCAACTGTCGCTGATATCCATGGCAATACAATAGCAATGATTGCTTTTTCCGTATGCAGCAGCAAGGCATTCCCCTTTTTTGCTGTACACAAAGCCATCTTCTCTCTGCCAGCTGCCAGGATTACTTGCTAAAACTTCTTTTGCTATTGTCTTTTGTTTATCAATACTTCTATAGCCCGAGGTACAGAAGCAGTCCTTACCTTTTGCTATACATAGCACATTTACAGCGTTTATTAGTTTTGGGTATACACAGGCTTCATCCTTATATTTAAACTTTACAGAAGGCATATTATCTCATCTCACTTTCCTGAAAATTTCAAAGTCCCTACTATAGCCCCGATTACTGTTATTGCTGTAGTGAGTGCTTTAATAAGCTCCAGTACAATCGGAGACCATGTTTTGTTTTCTCCTTCGTTCCTCTTTTTGATATCTGTTTTTATTTCTGTTAAATCCTCTTTTATTTCCTTTACGTACACTTTTGCCTCGGTGTGGTTTTGCTCCAGAGTTCTGATTCTTTCTTCATTTATACAACGATATCCACACTCTCCCGTCATTGACAAACCCCCTTTTTACATGGCAAAAGCCAAAAAAAGGATTACCCGTTTTGTTGGTAATCCTTTTTGGCTTTGGTACTATTTAAACGTAATTCAATTATATATTCCTTCCTTATACATTAGTAAATAATGGTGTATCAGTAACTATTCTAAAATAGGTATTATCTGATGAACCTATTCCAAAACTAGTAATTGTCCCTAAATTACTATCGCCTGAATGTGTCATCCTAAGTTTGTAATTTCGTTTCTGTAATAAGACATTGTTTACATAACTTCCGCAATTTATAAGTTTATTTGCTTCATCTGATGCAAAACATAAATCTTTCCATATATACAAAGGTGCTTCTGTAACAGGGTCTATAAGTTCAGCTTTAAAGTTGCGTTGATATATTTGGGAACCCGTCCGACTTGCTCTAAATGATAGGGTTGTAAAAAATATAGTCGCATTACATCTAAATGTAGGACTTGTCCAAACTCTATTTGACTCACTTATGGAAAAAGTCCATGATGGCATAAATTGAGTTACACCGCTAGAAATACTAGTGTTATAAAATATGTTTGTTGCTATGCCCGTATCTGTTAGAGATTCGGATGGACAAAAAAAACTTCACGTGCTGTTCCTGTAACTAATCCATTTTCAGTCCCAATAGTATAAGGTGCAATTACCTTATCCGCAGTTGCATTACCATATTCCCCCCCTTCACCCAATAACTGAAAATTTTCTCCATCGCTTATAAATGAATAAATGCCTGCTTTTGGCTTAAAATCTTCACCATTAGGTTTTTTTAAACGCCTTGCTGTTCCATCAGATGAAATATTCAAAGTAGCTAGTCCTGTGGTTGGTTTTTTCAACCTTTGCTTCAAGATTTATAGCCTGCATAAAATTATATCTTTTATCCTCTATAGTAACGTAACATTCTGCTAAAGATGCACTTACAGCATCCTTTCCATTCATTGTCTGCATATTCATCCGCTCCTTTTTTTATTATTGTACAACCGTTGTCATATAAAGCTGTTCCATAGAATTCATAATGGTAACAGCATCCTGAATTACTATAGCCCTTTTGCTGTCTCCCTTTGCAACAACGACATCTTCAGGCTTAAAATTTTCAATAGCCCTTATGCTTTGAAGCTCCTGATGATGTTTTACAACATCATTCCAGAAGGAGATTCTCCCCGCTGCATCATTTGGAACATTGCCGTTGTATTTAGTGTTAAACAGAACAGCAATATCGTTTGCAATCTGATCAAGAACCCTGATTGTCTGATTTCTTCCGAAATCGCTGTTCTTGTCATCGGTGTAAGATACATAGCTGTTGATATCCTCTAATACACGAATATCATCCCCAACCCTGTGAAGAATAAATTTCCCTTCTGAAACAGCAGATTCGAGCTCGCTTTGTCTAAAATCTGCATTAACAGTAAACTCACCGTCATATACTTTGTTTGTGTTGCTCTTATTTACCGGACATCCTGCTGACATGCCTGTTACCCAGTAAACCAATGCTGACGGAGTAGTTTCATCTGCAACATCGTTTTGAACATTAATAATACCTTCATAATCTGCCGGTGTTTTGTAAAGAACCGTCTGGAACTTAACTCCCGCTTCATCCCTCATTCTCTTTGTAAACTCAACAAACAAGTCTGTTATCTCTGGGGATGTTTCCAGACATCCAAGAGTATTAAAGGAATAGGACTCTATCTTGTCCAAGAAATTCTGATAATCCTCACCAGCAATATCTTCGCCGTTAGTCCCCCCAACCAGCTGTATTCCGCTTGTTAATTCAATTTCACTAACAATAAAATCAACAAAATTATTAGGAACAAGTTCCTCCATACTTGAAACCGTTTGAGAATCTACTCTAGTTAATCCCAAGAATGTCTGAACATCAAATTTGCTCGTATTATTAACATTCTGTGCAATAACAATTTTGAGATCATTTCCTTTTGTTCCTGAATATTTTGCAGTAGCATATTTACATGCGGCCTTCTGCCCTTTATTGAGCTTGTAAAAATATCCGGCTCTTATATGCCTGAATAAGTCTCTGAGCCCTTTTAATTTCTCATCCTTTAAGTCGTAACCGAAAAGTTTTAGGGAATCCTTACGAAAGCTGTCTGCATCTACTTTAAAAATCTCTCCGTCAACACCCCAATCAAGAATCAGCGGCATTGCCACATATCCCCTTTCACTTAATGCTGCCGTTGCTCTGGATGTGCTTACAAAATTAATGTAGCTTCCAGGTAAAACCTTGTTTTGCTTAAAAAAAGTTCCTCCTCCAAGTGCCATATTAATTCACCTTTCCTTTCAAAAAATTGTTTATTGAATTATCAACCTCATCAAAGCTGTACATTTTATTACTCTCAAGCAGCACATTTAACAAGTCCTTTCGGCCTGCGTACCGTTTGCAGGAAATAATCTGTTCCTTTGAAAAGATTGGTACTTCTGAAGCTTTTGCGTTATTATTCGATTTACTTTTCTTTAAATTCATACGAGATAATCACTCCTTTTTAGACCGCATTCCATAGCAATACTTTCCATAGTCTCTTCTGGCGGTGTTTCTTTATAAACATAGAAATTGTAATTAACGTAAAAATGCAACACACCCTCAACAACCTCGCAGCTCATTTTGGAGCCTCTGTACAAATCAGATTCTATTAAAATGGATTCCAATGTGTCATAGAGCCTATCTGCCGCCTGACAAATCTCTGTATTTTTGTTTGTTGTTCCAGGAACATATTTGATTGTGAATCGCTGTTCTCTGTAATACCTCCTACTTGTTATTTGCTTTTGACTGAAATTGTTAAGGGCAATAAAAAAGCAAGGTGTAACAATCCCCTGCTCCGTCTCTTCCTTATATACCGCAACTGAGCTACCAAAATTCTGGTTAAGCTTAGCTGCAATTGCATCAATAACTTCAATTAAAATACAAACCCCTCCCTGTTGTTTGAAATGTAATTAGCATGTAACTAACCTCCTCACTGACTTTTAGACAACAAAAAAGGAACCGGAATATTTATCCGCTCCCCATTTCAAGTTCCTTTTGCAATATTTTGTTGTCTCTTTTTACAAATACTATTTTACATCATATATGCTGGTATTTTTTGGTATTGTTTTTAGAAATTTATCATGTTTTTTTCTTACGGTCTCCCATGAGAAACTCATACATTCCCCAGTCTGCTCCCAAGTCAATCCGTCTATGTAGCGATAAACCATTATCTGTCTTATGGTACTGTCTTCAATA contains:
- a CDS encoding CoB--CoM heterodisulfide reductase iron-sulfur subunit B family protein, with product MIYSYYPGCTLKNKAKVLDKYARISAQALGFELEEIEEWQCCGAVYPQATDEIATKLASVRVLNSAKGKGQDLVTVCSACHHVIKRVNDDMRQNEDIRTRANNYLQLEEPYTGETQVFHYLELLRDKVGFDTLKEKVKNPLTGRKIGAYYGCMLLRPSSVIQFDDAENPTIIEDFIRALGAEAIIYPYRNECCGGYISLKEKELAGTMVDKIMDSATYKGAEEIITACPLCLYNLKKSGEANKLKVHYFTEILAEALGLKDE
- a CDS encoding phage tail sheath family protein, whose amino-acid sequence is MALGGGTFFKQNKVLPGSYINFVSTSRATAALSERGYVAMPLILDWGVDGEIFKVDADSFRKDSLKLFGYDLKDEKLKGLRDLFRHIRAGYFYKLNKGQKAACKYATAKYSGTKGNDLKIVIAQNVNNTSKFDVQTFLGLTRVDSQTVSSMEELVPNNFVDFIVSEIELTSGIQLVGGTNGEDIAGEDYQNFLDKIESYSFNTLGCLETSPEITDLFVEFTKRMRDEAGVKFQTVLYKTPADYEGIINVQNDVADETTPSALVYWVTGMSAGCPVNKSNTNKVYDGEFTVNADFRQSELESAVSEGKFILHRVGDDIRVLEDINSYVSYTDDKNSDFGRNQTIRVLDQIANDIAVLFNTKYNGNVPNDAAGRISFWNDVVKHHQELQSIRAIENFKPEDVVVAKGDSKRAIVIQDAVTIMNSMEQLYMTTVVQ
- a CDS encoding peptidoglycan-binding protein gives rise to the protein MPSVKFKYKDEACVYPKLINAVNVLCIAKGKDCFCTSGYRSIDKQKTIAKEVLASNPGSWQREDGFVYSKKGECLAAAYGKSNHCYCIAMDISDSWFKELMNEELIKDGLIKPISYEPWHVQLLEHNGLSLSQKEAIRDSVLKGEKKDMTIKEFQAVTGLTVDGIVGPKTKEKAREMVQICQKILGNYFESAEETVRVTQKNPEIWLKKLKTEEYFPDFVMNIVERMKGERP
- a CDS encoding 4Fe-4S dicluster domain-containing protein; translation: MQKANTEQAQLVKEISNVDTRKCMKCGKCSASCPSYEEMDIRPHQFVSYVQNNKVNELMESTSLWKCLSCFACVERCPRDVKPARLIEAVRLMVIRQKGQNYLLPDEVPELLDEEVPQQLLASAFRKYSK
- a CDS encoding peptidylprolyl isomerase produces the protein MENGDKMTFELYPEYAPETVSNFVSLAESGFYDGLTFHRIIKGFMVQGGDPKGDGTGGSDKNIKGEFSSNGFAQNTLKHTKGIISMARSADPDSASSQFFIMDGTAANLDGNYAAFGKLTSGEETLDKIANTPVELNPNSGEVSHPTEKVIIKTVTVLEK
- a CDS encoding hydrogenase iron-sulfur subunit, producing the protein MQIDNKEFKPNIVAFCCNWCSYAGADLAGTSRLSYPADVKIIKVPCSCRVNPMFILRAFEKGADGVILCGCHPGDCHYSTGNYYTRRRMTLLFSMLNYLGIENGRTRVEWVSAAEGVKFSTVMNEFVEKIHSLGENVRLGDLRCKR
- a CDS encoding CoB--CoM heterodisulfide reductase iron-sulfur subunit A family protein translates to MQRIGVFVCHCGTNIAATVDVEKVVEMVKKEQGVVHAEEYQYMCSEAGQSKIREAIKEKQLTGVVVCSCSPRMHENTFRKAAEKAGLNPFLVEIANIREHCSWIHKDREEATEKAVILARAAIAKVNLNTPLQAGESKVVKRALVIGGGIAGIQTAIDIADAGYEVDIVEKTPSIGGRMSQLDKTFPTLDCSACILTPKMVEAASYTYSEVEKVSGFVGDFFVDIRKKARSVDMSKCTGCGVCTEKCPSKKGKSEFNRGLSNRSAIYTPFAQAVPNVPVIDREQCTKFKTGKCGVCAKVCAAGAIDYEQKDEIITGNYGAIVVATGFDTISLDKFDEYSYNQSPDVITSLEFERLTNAAGPTKGKLVRLSNHEKPKSVAFIQCVGSRDVTCRGKSYCSKICCMYTAKHAMLIKDKYPDIDVHVFYIDVRTPGKNFDEFYRRAVEEYGVNYIKGQVGKVAEVDGHLLVQAVDMLDNKRIMLNVDMVVLATAIEPDPSVREIATMLTASIDTNNFLTEAHPKLRPVESPTAGVFLSGVCQGPKDIPETVAQAGAAAVKAIGLLAKDKLVTNPCVAKANELFCNGCSNCEHVCPYGAISYQDKEVNDHGVRETRRVAFVNSAICQGCGACTVVCPSGAMDLQGFSNRQILAEVDAICR
- a CDS encoding 4Fe-4S dicluster domain-containing protein, encoding MQKIIERAKELLSKGEVARVLGWKKGDLAYNPEPAFFNCTDELTSFTYNGFCGANLSKYMIEASKLDGKTLVFLKPCDTYSFNQLIKEHRVDREKAYIIGVSCSGNYSVEKINKAGIKGIESIEIDGENLKVQTIYGQKTMAAKDALMERCTVCKGKEHKIFDELIEINTAYQNEDVTSRFDMVEKLEAMTSEERFIFWQNELSKCIRCNACRNACPACSCRKCVFDSNNFDSAQKANVDSFEEKMFHIIRAFHVAGRCTDCGECSRVCPQGIPLHLLNRKFIKDINEFYGEFQAGEDAQSKGPLTSFTLEDVEPSIVGERK